A window of the Deltaproteobacteria bacterium CG2_30_66_27 genome harbors these coding sequences:
- a CDS encoding NADPH:quinone reductase, whose translation MSKIVRFHETGGPEVLRIEEETPSPPGKDEVRIAVKAIGLNRAECLFRQGMYLESPPLPSRIGYEAAGTVETVGEGVTGFKVGDRVNTLPAFPMGKYGVYGDSVVVPSQAVSSFPGNLSFEEGASIWMAYLTAYGALVEYGGVRKGHHVLITAASSSVGHSAIQIVRAAGGVSIATTRKPEKTGVLRQAGADHVIVTGKGDLAARVMEITEGRGADILFDPVAGPSLEALAAAAAREATIFVYGLLSMEPTPFPLIVALQKGLNIRGYTLFEIVSVPERMERARKYIFDGLTSGALWPVIDRIFRPLESIVEAHRYMESNRQNGKIVVTA comes from the coding sequence ATGTCGAAAATCGTTCGTTTTCACGAGACCGGCGGGCCCGAGGTGCTCCGGATCGAGGAAGAGACGCCTTCACCGCCGGGGAAAGACGAGGTCCGGATCGCCGTCAAGGCCATCGGCCTGAACCGCGCGGAATGCCTTTTCCGGCAAGGAATGTATCTCGAATCCCCCCCGCTCCCTTCCCGCATCGGGTACGAGGCGGCGGGGACCGTCGAGACCGTCGGAGAGGGCGTCACCGGCTTCAAGGTCGGGGATCGCGTCAACACGCTTCCCGCGTTTCCCATGGGGAAGTACGGAGTCTACGGGGATTCCGTCGTCGTTCCGTCCCAAGCCGTGTCGTCGTTCCCGGGGAACCTCTCGTTCGAGGAAGGGGCCTCCATCTGGATGGCATACCTGACCGCCTACGGAGCGCTCGTCGAGTACGGCGGAGTGCGGAAGGGACACCACGTGCTGATCACCGCGGCCAGCAGCAGCGTCGGCCACTCCGCCATCCAGATCGTCCGCGCCGCCGGGGGCGTCTCCATCGCCACCACCCGGAAACCGGAAAAAACGGGGGTGCTGCGACAGGCCGGGGCCGATCATGTGATCGTCACCGGCAAGGGGGACCTCGCGGCACGGGTGATGGAGATCACGGAGGGACGCGGCGCCGATATTCTCTTCGACCCGGTCGCCGGTCCTTCCCTGGAGGCCCTGGCCGCCGCCGCCGCGAGGGAAGCCACCATCTTCGTCTACGGCCTCTTGAGCATGGAGCCCACCCCCTTCCCGCTGATCGTTGCGCTGCAGAAAGGCTTGAACATCCGTGGATACACCCTGTTCGAGATCGTATCGGTACCGGAGCGCATGGAGCGGGCGAGGAAATATATCTTCGACGGGCTGACGTCGGGGGCGCTCTGGCCGGTCATCGACCGGATCTTCCGCCCGCTCGAAAGCATCGTCGAGGCCCACCGCTACATGGAATCGAACCGGCAGAACGGGAAAATCGTCGTCACGGCGTAG
- a CDS encoding oxidoreductase — MNGAHLFSPLRLRERVFRNRVFVSPMCQYSAVDGMPTDWHLVHLGSRAVGGAALVMTEATAVSPEGRITPHDTGIWSREQAAAFGKIAEFIRQHGAVAGIQVAHAGRKASTDVPWRGGKPLAPGNGGWQPIAPSPVPFAEGHAVPREMTEADMERVREAFAAAARRGQEAGFEVIEVHMAHGYLLHEFLSPLTNRRTDAWGGSLENRIRFPVSVARAVREEWPGRLPVLVRVSATDWVEGGWDLQQTIALARELKTVGIDMVDCSSGGTVSDAKVPSGPGFQAPFAAAVRREAGIATGAVGLITEPAQAGRIVSTGMADAVMIGRESLRDPYWPLHAARSLGVDIPWPPQYERAKPM, encoded by the coding sequence ATGAACGGAGCGCACCTGTTTTCCCCCCTTCGCCTGAGGGAACGGGTATTCAGGAACCGGGTCTTCGTCTCCCCGATGTGCCAGTATTCCGCCGTCGATGGAATGCCGACGGATTGGCATCTTGTGCACCTGGGGAGTCGGGCGGTCGGAGGCGCCGCACTGGTGATGACGGAAGCCACCGCGGTTTCCCCCGAAGGACGGATCACACCCCATGATACGGGAATCTGGTCCCGGGAACAGGCTGCGGCATTCGGGAAAATCGCCGAATTCATCCGGCAACATGGTGCCGTGGCCGGTATTCAGGTCGCGCACGCCGGCAGGAAAGCATCGACCGATGTCCCCTGGCGGGGAGGAAAGCCGCTGGCCCCCGGGAATGGGGGATGGCAACCGATCGCTCCCAGCCCGGTCCCTTTCGCTGAGGGACATGCCGTCCCCCGGGAAATGACGGAGGCGGACATGGAACGCGTCCGTGAAGCATTCGCCGCCGCCGCCCGCCGCGGACAGGAAGCGGGCTTCGAGGTCATCGAGGTCCACATGGCGCATGGGTACCTACTCCATGAATTCCTGTCTCCCTTGACCAACAGGAGAACCGATGCCTGGGGCGGAAGCCTGGAGAATCGCATCCGCTTCCCCGTTTCCGTCGCCCGCGCCGTTCGCGAGGAGTGGCCGGGAAGGCTGCCGGTGCTGGTTCGTGTCTCCGCCACGGACTGGGTCGAGGGAGGGTGGGATCTTCAACAGACCATCGCGCTCGCTCGGGAACTGAAGACGGTCGGCATCGACATGGTCGACTGTTCCAGCGGCGGAACCGTTTCCGACGCGAAGGTTCCCTCGGGTCCGGGATTCCAGGCACCCTTCGCTGCCGCCGTTCGTCGGGAAGCGGGCATCGCGACAGGCGCCGTCGGCTTGATCACCGAGCCCGCGCAGGCCGGGCGGATCGTTTCGACGGGCATGGCGGATGCCGTCATGATCGGAAGGGAATCCCTGCGGGATCCTTACTGGCCTCTCCATGCCGCCCGCAGCCTCGGGGTGGACATCCCCTGGCCTCCCCAATATGAACGGGCGAAGCCCATGTGA
- a CDS encoding panthothenate synthetase → MRLLMNVTMPHEPFNTAVRDGSVGEQLDRILKETRPEAVYFTEHGGHRGAILIFDLADPSKIPAVSEPWFLAFNADVEFRIVMTPADLKKAGLGEVGKKWPKAA, encoded by the coding sequence ATGCGATTGCTCATGAACGTGACCATGCCTCACGAGCCGTTCAACACCGCCGTCAGGGACGGGTCCGTCGGCGAGCAACTGGACCGCATCCTGAAAGAGACCAGGCCCGAGGCGGTCTATTTCACGGAGCACGGTGGGCACAGAGGGGCGATCCTGATCTTCGATCTCGCCGATCCATCGAAGATCCCCGCGGTTTCCGAGCCGTGGTTCCTCGCCTTCAACGCCGACGTCGAGTTCAGGATCGTCATGACCCCCGCAGACCTCAAAAAAGCCGGGCTCGGGGAAGTCGGGAAGAAGTGGCCGAAGGCCGCTTGA
- a CDS encoding protease — translation MELQGKHVAVLAEDLYEDLELWYPVYRFREAGAKVTIVGGGASGYSSKHGYPVTPDATAEKVNAADFDAVIIPGGYAPDRMRRHKAMVDLVRGVFARGKVVAAICHGGWMLVSADVLRGRKATCFFAIKDDLVNAGARYEDREVVRDGNLVTSRKPEDLPAFCRTILQALSGAKT, via the coding sequence ATGGAACTGCAAGGGAAACACGTTGCCGTCCTGGCGGAGGATCTCTACGAGGATCTCGAGTTGTGGTATCCCGTCTATCGTTTCCGGGAGGCGGGGGCGAAAGTGACCATCGTGGGGGGAGGCGCGAGCGGATACTCCTCCAAACACGGGTACCCGGTGACTCCCGACGCGACGGCGGAGAAAGTAAACGCCGCCGACTTCGACGCGGTGATCATACCGGGCGGCTACGCGCCCGACCGGATGCGCCGCCACAAGGCGATGGTGGACTTGGTCCGCGGCGTGTTCGCGAGAGGGAAAGTGGTCGCGGCGATCTGCCATGGCGGGTGGATGCTGGTCTCGGCGGACGTGTTGCGAGGCAGGAAGGCGACCTGCTTCTTCGCCATCAAGGACGACCTGGTGAACGCCGGGGCCCGGTACGAGGACCGGGAAGTCGTCCGGGACGGCAACCTGGTCACGTCGCGGAAGCCGGAAGACCTGCCGGCATTCTGCCGGACGATCCTCCAGGCACTGTCCGGGGCGAAGACGTAA
- a CDS encoding short-chain dehydrogenase encodes MPGEYSRIAIVTGATSGIGEATARKFAAAGFGVVGNGRNAAKLASMEEEIGFAFRGVAGDASDHAVLERLFEAGQERFGKPADIVVANAGRGLGGSVKDADLSEFDDLLKINVTGTLALLQKAARRMVDGRQSAYPKTAADIVIVGSVVGRNISPFSAVYGATKFAVHALAEGLRRELGPKGVRVSLVEPGIVLSGFQAVARYGDEMLQSFHDRFGPLLLGDDVASAIHYVVTRPPHVHISDIVVRPTRQDYP; translated from the coding sequence ATGCCTGGCGAGTATTCCCGCATTGCGATTGTTACCGGCGCCACGTCCGGAATCGGCGAGGCCACCGCGAGAAAATTCGCAGCCGCCGGCTTCGGCGTGGTTGGAAACGGGCGCAACGCCGCGAAACTGGCTTCCATGGAAGAGGAGATCGGCTTCGCATTCCGTGGTGTCGCGGGGGATGCCTCTGATCACGCCGTCCTGGAGCGGCTCTTTGAAGCGGGGCAGGAGCGTTTCGGCAAACCGGCGGACATTGTCGTGGCGAACGCGGGGAGAGGCCTGGGGGGGTCGGTCAAGGACGCCGACCTGTCGGAATTCGACGACCTGCTCAAGATCAACGTTACCGGCACCCTCGCCTTGCTGCAAAAAGCCGCGCGGAGGATGGTGGACGGGCGGCAAAGCGCCTACCCGAAGACGGCGGCGGACATCGTGATCGTCGGGTCGGTGGTGGGGCGGAACATATCGCCGTTCAGTGCGGTGTATGGCGCCACCAAATTCGCCGTGCATGCCCTGGCCGAAGGGTTGCGACGGGAGTTGGGGCCGAAAGGAGTCCGCGTTTCGCTGGTCGAGCCCGGGATCGTGCTCAGCGGGTTTCAGGCGGTGGCAAGGTACGGCGACGAGATGCTGCAAAGCTTTCATGACAGATTCGGCCCGTTGTTGCTGGGGGATGACGTGGCAAGCGCGATCCACTACGTTGTCACCCGGCCGCCTCATGTTCATATCAGCGACATCGTCGTCCGCCCCACACGGCAGGATTACCCATGA
- a CDS encoding AIR synthase: MKQELPAIGKVSSEIFDEIILPQLGRKRPEILVGPRHGVDVGVVDLGDGQVMVTTTDPVFVVPPYGWERSGWFAVHILASDAVTSGIRPNYITMDLNLPLSITREEFEAMWTVMHRECDKIGMAVVSGHTGRYEGCDYPMIGGATVIGIGPKDRYVTPEMARAGDVVILTKGAAIEAAGLFAVTFPKRVAERYGEKAARDAEEIFWQMSIVEDAFTAVEVGVREDGVTAMHDATECGVWGGLFEVAKASGVGMTIDKEKIIVQDAVRNVCDLFGIDPYSSISEGTLILACRPHKAKAVIRRLGDKGIPASMVGEIVDRRQGMRVFENGTSRELIHPKVDPFWAAFGKAASQGG, translated from the coding sequence GTGAAACAGGAATTGCCCGCGATCGGGAAGGTATCTTCGGAAATATTCGACGAGATCATCCTTCCGCAACTGGGAAGGAAGCGCCCGGAAATCCTGGTAGGCCCCCGGCATGGGGTGGACGTGGGGGTCGTCGACCTGGGGGACGGACAGGTGATGGTGACCACGACCGATCCGGTGTTCGTGGTGCCCCCTTACGGGTGGGAACGATCCGGCTGGTTCGCCGTCCACATCCTGGCGTCCGACGCGGTCACATCGGGAATCCGGCCGAACTACATCACCATGGACCTGAATCTCCCCCTGTCCATCACCCGGGAGGAGTTCGAAGCGATGTGGACGGTGATGCACCGGGAGTGCGACAAGATCGGCATGGCCGTCGTCTCCGGGCACACCGGCCGCTACGAAGGGTGCGACTACCCCATGATCGGCGGCGCGACCGTGATCGGCATCGGGCCCAAAGACCGGTATGTCACTCCCGAGATGGCGCGGGCGGGGGATGTCGTCATCCTCACCAAGGGGGCGGCGATCGAAGCGGCCGGCCTGTTCGCCGTCACTTTTCCGAAGCGGGTGGCGGAACGATACGGGGAGAAGGCGGCGCGGGATGCCGAGGAGATCTTCTGGCAGATGTCCATCGTCGAGGACGCCTTCACGGCGGTCGAGGTCGGCGTGAGGGAGGACGGGGTGACCGCCATGCACGACGCGACCGAGTGCGGGGTGTGGGGCGGCCTGTTCGAGGTCGCCAAGGCGTCGGGCGTCGGCATGACGATCGACAAGGAGAAGATCATCGTGCAGGACGCGGTGCGGAACGTGTGCGACCTGTTCGGCATCGACCCGTATTCGTCGATCAGCGAGGGGACGCTGATCCTCGCCTGCCGGCCGCACAAGGCGAAGGCGGTGATCCGGCGGCTCGGCGACAAGGGGATCCCGGCGAGCATGGTGGGGGAGATCGTCGACCGGCGGCAGGGGATGCGAGTCTTTGAAAACGGCACGTCCCGTGAGTTGATCCATCCCAAGGTGGATCCCTTCTGGGCCGCCTTCGGGAAAGCGGCGTCGCAGGGCGGCTGA
- a CDS encoding thiamine-phosphate diphosphorylase, with amino-acid sequence MTDRSSPGVWRLYVITDEKVSRGRSHPQVAEAAILGGADALQLRDKEASGGRLYRVALQLRKLTREADVPFIVNDRLDIALAVDADGVHVGQADLPASVVREIIGPGKILGVSVNTVEEATLAEKDGADYLGVGPVFEARGTKPDAGLPLGVDGIARIRRHCRLPIVAIGGINAENARKVREAGADAAAVISAIAAADDIAQAARRLKGILEEEGQR; translated from the coding sequence ATGACCGATCGTTCCTCTCCCGGCGTGTGGCGACTCTACGTCATCACGGACGAGAAGGTGAGCCGGGGGCGGTCGCACCCCCAGGTCGCGGAGGCGGCGATCCTGGGCGGAGCCGACGCCCTTCAACTGCGCGACAAGGAAGCCTCCGGCGGCAGGCTGTACCGGGTTGCGCTGCAGCTGCGGAAGCTCACGCGCGAAGCGGATGTCCCCTTTATCGTGAACGATCGCCTCGACATCGCCCTGGCGGTCGACGCGGACGGGGTCCATGTCGGCCAGGCCGACCTTCCCGCGTCCGTGGTGCGCGAAATCATCGGCCCCGGCAAGATCCTCGGGGTTTCGGTGAATACGGTGGAAGAGGCCACCCTGGCGGAGAAGGACGGCGCGGATTACCTGGGGGTCGGCCCGGTCTTCGAGGCGAGGGGGACGAAGCCGGATGCCGGCCTGCCCCTGGGCGTCGACGGCATCGCGCGGATCCGCCGTCATTGTCGTCTCCCCATCGTCGCGATCGGGGGGATCAACGCCGAAAATGCCCGAAAGGTGCGCGAAGCGGGAGCGGACGCGGCGGCCGTGATCTCCGCGATCGCGGCGGCGGACGATATCGCGCAGGCGGCCAGGCGGTTGAAAGGTATACTGGAAGAAGAGGGTCAACGATAG
- a CDS encoding UDP-3-O-[3-hydroxymyristoyl] N-acetylglucosamine deacetylase, giving the protein MPNPGPILIVDDEASIRKSLEGVLGDEGFSCALAVDGADALSKLQSLHPSLVLLDIWMPGMDGIETLRRMKAEQPSMPVIMMSGHATISTAIKATKIGASDFIEKPLELDILLNAIHRALGTRDAVRSPAAGELAGTIDLRSAEGVPKLQPLVFGNQTLRGALMPQRTLARSAVLYGQGLHSGRKSGLIFEPLGRDSGIHFVGVSDHRAVPAHVDFVESTGYATTIRLGTTHVATIEHVLSALNAYGVSNLLIKCNGEVPVLDGSAVEFCSLFEEVGFENQIGNWHGILLKEPVRIDAGKASIRLEPCDAFEIDYTLEYPAPVGRQRFVFRLDDPATYRKEIAPARTFGFARDIGLLQRQGLALGGRFDNFVLFGEEGPINGALRFPDEPVRHKIMDMIGDLYLLGRRLQARVTAHMTGHTQNIAVLKKMRELL; this is encoded by the coding sequence ATGCCGAATCCGGGGCCGATCCTGATCGTCGACGACGAAGCGAGCATCCGGAAATCGCTCGAGGGCGTCCTGGGCGACGAGGGGTTCTCCTGCGCTCTCGCTGTCGATGGCGCCGATGCCCTCTCAAAGCTTCAATCGCTTCATCCGTCGCTTGTGCTTCTTGATATCTGGATGCCGGGCATGGACGGGATCGAGACGCTTCGTCGCATGAAGGCGGAGCAACCTTCGATGCCCGTGATCATGATGAGCGGGCACGCGACGATCTCCACCGCCATCAAGGCGACCAAGATCGGCGCCTCGGATTTCATCGAAAAACCGCTCGAACTCGATATCCTGCTGAACGCGATCCATCGGGCCCTGGGGACACGGGATGCCGTCCGGAGCCCGGCAGCGGGCGAACTCGCCGGTACGATCGATCTCCGGTCCGCGGAGGGGGTGCCGAAGCTGCAGCCCCTGGTGTTCGGGAACCAGACGTTGCGCGGGGCCCTCATGCCGCAGCGGACGCTCGCCCGCAGCGCGGTTCTGTATGGGCAGGGACTCCACTCCGGTAGGAAGAGCGGGCTGATCTTCGAGCCGCTGGGCCGCGACTCGGGGATCCATTTCGTGGGAGTCTCCGACCACCGGGCGGTTCCGGCGCACGTCGATTTCGTCGAGTCGACCGGCTACGCTACGACGATCCGCCTTGGAACCACCCATGTCGCGACCATCGAGCATGTCCTGTCCGCGCTCAACGCATACGGGGTCAGCAATCTGCTCATCAAGTGCAACGGCGAGGTCCCCGTGCTGGACGGTTCGGCCGTGGAGTTCTGTTCCCTGTTCGAGGAAGTCGGCTTCGAGAACCAGATCGGGAACTGGCACGGGATCCTGCTGAAGGAACCGGTACGGATCGATGCCGGCAAGGCGTCGATCCGGCTGGAACCGTGCGACGCATTCGAAATCGATTATACGCTCGAATACCCGGCCCCGGTCGGCAGGCAGCGCTTCGTCTTTCGACTCGACGACCCGGCGACCTATCGGAAGGAGATCGCCCCCGCGCGAACCTTCGGGTTCGCGCGGGACATCGGGCTTCTGCAACGGCAGGGGCTGGCTCTCGGTGGGCGCTTCGACAACTTCGTCCTCTTCGGGGAGGAGGGGCCGATCAACGGCGCCCTTCGGTTCCCGGATGAACCGGTGCGTCACAAGATCATGGACATGATCGGGGATCTCTACCTTCTCGGACGACGCCTGCAGGCGAGGGTGACCGCCCACATGACGGGGCACACGCAGAACATCGCGGTGTTGAAAAAAATGAGAGAGTTGCTGTGA
- a CDS encoding Fis family transcriptional regulator: MTPYALFIVDDEETIRRTLTIALEGRYRLADFPDAESAVAAARVDPPDLVLLDLGLPGMSGIEAIPVFRAVAPEILIVVITAYEDVKSVVSAMKGGAYDYVVKPLDIDTLEVSIGNACESIRLKKEVQALQERYLRENLPCFIGESDKIRDVMEFVGLLARSPDTPVLILGETGTGKELIASAIHYRSPNFRGPLISVNCAAIPRELIESELFGYEKGAFSGASAAGKKGMVEQAEGGTLFLDEIGDLSPEAQAKLLRFLEEGEYYRVGGTRKLTVRARIVSATNKNLEERIGKGLFRQDLYYRLAVARVELPSLTERRDDIVPIALHFLLEFNRKFGRSFSGIAADAREALMRYRWKGNVRELRNFVERGVLVGKGPELTREDLGLGEEIAPIDRSPGTGEVLHPLLPPEGIDLNEAHESVDRHFFGEALRLTGGNETRAAQLLRINYHTFRYRRKKLGL, translated from the coding sequence ATGACCCCGTACGCTCTCTTCATCGTCGATGATGAAGAGACCATCCGCAGGACGCTGACGATCGCCCTCGAGGGGAGGTACCGGTTGGCGGATTTCCCCGATGCCGAGAGCGCCGTCGCCGCCGCCCGGGTCGATCCGCCGGATCTCGTCCTCCTCGACCTCGGACTTCCGGGGATGAGCGGGATCGAGGCCATCCCGGTGTTCCGGGCGGTCGCCCCGGAGATCCTGATCGTCGTCATCACGGCCTACGAGGACGTGAAAAGCGTCGTCTCCGCCATGAAGGGCGGCGCCTACGACTACGTCGTGAAGCCGCTCGACATCGATACCCTCGAGGTGAGCATCGGGAACGCCTGCGAATCGATCCGGCTGAAAAAAGAGGTCCAGGCCCTCCAGGAACGGTACCTCCGGGAAAACCTTCCGTGCTTTATCGGGGAGAGCGACAAGATCCGGGACGTGATGGAGTTCGTGGGGCTCCTCGCCCGGAGTCCGGACACCCCGGTACTGATCCTCGGCGAAACGGGGACGGGCAAGGAGCTGATCGCGAGCGCGATCCACTACCGGAGCCCGAATTTCCGCGGCCCCCTGATCAGCGTGAACTGCGCCGCCATCCCGAGGGAACTGATCGAGAGCGAGCTGTTCGGGTACGAGAAGGGGGCCTTCAGCGGGGCGAGCGCCGCCGGGAAGAAGGGGATGGTGGAGCAGGCGGAAGGGGGGACCCTGTTCCTCGACGAGATCGGCGACCTGAGCCCGGAGGCCCAGGCCAAGCTCCTCCGCTTCCTCGAAGAAGGGGAATATTACCGTGTGGGTGGGACGAGGAAGCTTACAGTGCGGGCACGGATCGTATCCGCCACGAATAAAAATCTCGAGGAGCGGATCGGGAAGGGGCTTTTTCGGCAAGATCTCTACTATCGCCTGGCCGTCGCCCGGGTCGAGCTTCCGTCCCTCACGGAACGGCGGGACGACATCGTCCCGATCGCCTTGCACTTTCTCCTCGAGTTCAACCGGAAGTTCGGAAGATCGTTCAGCGGCATCGCCGCGGATGCCCGGGAGGCGCTGATGCGGTATCGCTGGAAGGGGAACGTCCGGGAGTTGAGGAACTTCGTGGAACGAGGCGTCCTCGTGGGAAAAGGGCCGGAGTTGACCCGGGAAGATCTCGGCCTGGGAGAAGAAATTGCACCGATCGACCGGTCGCCCGGCACCGGGGAGGTCCTCCACCCCCTGCTTCCTCCCGAGGGGATCGACCTCAACGAAGCGCACGAATCGGTGGACCGGCATTTTTTCGGGGAAGCGCTTCGGTTGACCGGGGGGAACGAGACCCGGGCGGCGCAGCTCCTCCGGATCAACTACCACACGTTCCGGTACCGGAGGAAAAAACTGGGACTTTGA